In the Natrinema amylolyticum genome, one interval contains:
- a CDS encoding class I SAM-dependent methyltransferase: MTDEDARSGDATEGDTTDRDAVAEGTADPSRSDDALERAVDDVLEPAVADAPLAAIVEKPRAEAAIESLRAEGVYDDSRRVREARARSGATPADRANGSETREQDGSNAICEAGPDGVALPITDPPTETAVLEVVKQLEPEPRRTDLEDLLAERGWSDEDLESVPGSWAVIGSVILVTVPEGCPDESELGEALLELHGEADSVLADEGIANDGAAGTYREPQTRLIAGDSDTETIHTEHGTRYGLDPAKVMFSPGNQAERARMGELGSDSECVFDMFAGIGYFTLPMARAGAQVTATEINPTAFRYLLENAVLNDVDDRVDAYMTDCRDLASEIEADRVVMGYYGSSDGTVSDETDAGDGSDHGTRTDEAHEFLENALAALVPGGVVHYHEATPEARLWERPLERLEAAADTADRELEVLEKRRVKSHSAGVAHVVVDARFE, translated from the coding sequence ATGACTGACGAGGACGCGAGGAGCGGAGACGCGACCGAGGGGGACACAACCGACAGAGACGCGGTCGCGGAGGGCACGGCGGACCCGTCGAGGTCCGACGACGCCCTCGAGCGGGCGGTCGACGACGTGCTCGAACCCGCGGTGGCGGACGCCCCGCTCGCCGCCATCGTCGAGAAACCGCGCGCGGAGGCGGCCATCGAGTCGCTGCGCGCCGAGGGCGTCTACGACGACTCGCGCCGCGTGCGCGAGGCGCGAGCGCGAAGCGGAGCGACGCCCGCGGACCGTGCGAACGGGTCGGAGACCCGTGAACAGGACGGGAGCAACGCGATCTGCGAGGCCGGGCCCGACGGGGTCGCGCTGCCGATCACGGACCCGCCGACCGAGACCGCGGTGCTCGAGGTCGTTAAACAACTCGAGCCCGAGCCCCGACGCACGGATCTCGAGGATCTGCTGGCCGAACGCGGCTGGAGCGACGAGGACCTCGAGTCGGTTCCGGGCTCGTGGGCGGTGATCGGCTCGGTGATCCTCGTGACGGTGCCCGAGGGCTGTCCCGACGAGTCCGAACTGGGCGAGGCGCTGCTCGAACTCCACGGCGAGGCCGACAGCGTGCTGGCCGACGAGGGGATCGCCAACGACGGCGCGGCCGGCACCTACCGCGAACCCCAAACTCGTCTCATCGCGGGTGACAGCGACACAGAAACGATTCACACCGAGCACGGGACCCGATACGGGCTCGACCCCGCGAAAGTGATGTTCTCGCCGGGCAATCAGGCCGAGCGAGCGCGCATGGGCGAACTGGGAAGCGACAGTGAATGCGTCTTCGACATGTTCGCCGGCATCGGCTACTTCACCCTCCCGATGGCTCGGGCCGGCGCGCAGGTGACGGCGACCGAGATCAACCCGACCGCCTTCCGGTATCTGCTCGAGAACGCCGTGCTCAACGACGTCGACGATCGCGTCGACGCCTACATGACCGACTGCCGCGACCTCGCGAGCGAGATCGAGGCCGACCGGGTCGTGATGGGCTATTACGGCAGTTCCGACGGCACCGTGAGCGACGAGACGGACGCGGGGGACGGCTCGGACCACGGAACGCGAACCGACGAGGCACACGAGTTCCTCGAGAACGCCCTCGCGGCGCTCGTTCCCGGCGGCGTCGTTCACTATCACGAGGCGACCCCCGAAGCGCGGCTGTGGGAGCGGCCCCTCGAGCGCCTCGAGGCGGCCGCCGACACGGCAGATCGGGAGCTCGAGGTGCTCGAGAAGCGGCGGGTGAAGAGCCACAGCGCGGGCGTCGCACACGTCGTCGTCGACGCGCGCTTCGAGTGA
- a CDS encoding 60S ribosomal export protein NMD3 has protein sequence MSESRAFCPRCGDPVPERSASDANDPLRPGAEVELCDSCYFEDFDFVDAPDRIDVRVCARCGAVYRGNRWVDVGAEDYTDIAIEEVSEALAVHVDVEDVAWQIDPEQVDQNTIRMHCFFTGVVRGTPVEEQVTVPVRIARQTCTRCGRIAGDYYASIVQIRAEDRTPTTEEIERAKEIATQIVEEMEATGDRNAFVTEVGETDDGLNIKVSTNKIGKKISNKMIEEFGGTVNDAETLVTEDEDGNEVYRVTFAVRLPPYTPGDVIDLADDEDGPVLVRSARGNLKGVRVTTGERYEASYEEGNSPDARKLGDLEDAVEATVVTVEDENAVQVLDPETFRAKTVSRPDYFDPDAETVPVLKSRAGLHVLPDESDD, from the coding sequence ATGAGTGAGTCGCGCGCGTTCTGTCCCCGGTGCGGGGATCCCGTGCCCGAGCGGTCGGCGAGCGACGCGAACGATCCGTTGCGGCCCGGTGCCGAGGTCGAACTCTGCGATTCCTGTTACTTCGAGGACTTCGACTTCGTGGACGCGCCGGACCGGATCGACGTTCGCGTCTGCGCCCGCTGCGGTGCGGTCTACCGCGGAAATCGGTGGGTCGACGTCGGCGCAGAGGATTACACGGACATCGCCATCGAGGAGGTCAGTGAGGCGCTGGCCGTCCACGTCGACGTCGAGGACGTCGCCTGGCAGATCGATCCCGAACAGGTCGACCAGAACACGATCCGGATGCACTGTTTCTTCACTGGCGTCGTCCGCGGGACGCCGGTCGAAGAGCAGGTGACGGTCCCGGTCAGGATCGCCCGGCAGACCTGTACCCGCTGCGGGCGGATCGCCGGCGACTACTACGCCAGCATCGTCCAAATCCGCGCCGAGGACCGCACTCCGACGACCGAGGAGATCGAGCGAGCGAAGGAGATCGCGACCCAAATCGTAGAAGAGATGGAGGCCACCGGCGACCGCAACGCCTTCGTCACCGAAGTCGGCGAGACGGACGACGGGCTGAACATCAAGGTCTCGACCAACAAGATCGGGAAGAAGATCTCGAACAAGATGATCGAGGAGTTCGGCGGCACCGTCAACGACGCCGAGACCCTCGTCACGGAGGACGAGGACGGTAACGAGGTCTACCGGGTCACCTTCGCCGTCCGCCTGCCGCCCTATACCCCCGGCGACGTGATCGATCTCGCCGACGACGAGGACGGCCCCGTCCTGGTCCGCAGCGCCCGCGGCAATCTCAAGGGCGTCCGCGTGACGACCGGCGAGCGCTACGAGGCGAGCTACGAGGAGGGCAACTCACCCGACGCGCGGAAACTGGGCGACCTCGAGGACGCAGTCGAAGCCACGGTCGTTACCGTCGAGGACGAGAACGCCGTGCAGGTACTCGACCCCGAGACCTTTCGGGCCAAGACCGTCTCCCGACCGGACTACTTCGATCCCGACGCCGAGACCGTGCCCGTGCTGAAGAGCCGCGCCGGGCTGCACGTGCTGCCGGACGAGAGCGATGACTGA
- a CDS encoding creatininase family protein, translated as MPSPSSRLLEECTWPEVETVLENGTRTVIVAVGSIEQHGPHLPLNMDTLDGDELSRRIAAELGDALAAPTIRPGCSGHHMEFPGTITMPPETLMDMIRAYCRSLDEHGFEHVVLVPTHGGNFAPVSTVAPEIAREIDASVIALADLDDHMELLNEGLREAGVEYQQDVIHAGAAETAMILAIEEGLVRTDRLETGPEGSISTARLLSEGFGSITENGVLGDPGEATAEAGDAIFDAVTDAYVERIEAERDAI; from the coding sequence ATGCCCTCTCCCAGTTCGAGACTCCTCGAGGAGTGCACGTGGCCGGAAGTCGAGACGGTGCTCGAGAACGGAACGCGGACGGTGATCGTGGCGGTCGGCTCGATCGAACAACACGGGCCGCACCTGCCGCTGAATATGGACACGCTCGACGGCGACGAACTCTCTCGACGAATCGCCGCGGAGCTCGGCGACGCGCTGGCGGCGCCGACGATTCGGCCCGGCTGCTCGGGTCACCACATGGAATTTCCGGGAACAATCACGATGCCGCCGGAGACGCTGATGGACATGATCCGCGCCTACTGTCGCTCGCTGGACGAGCACGGGTTCGAGCACGTCGTCCTCGTCCCGACCCACGGCGGGAACTTCGCGCCGGTCTCGACCGTCGCGCCCGAAATCGCCCGCGAGATCGACGCGAGCGTGATCGCCCTCGCGGACCTCGACGACCATATGGAACTGCTGAACGAGGGGCTCCGCGAGGCCGGCGTCGAGTATCAGCAGGACGTGATCCACGCCGGGGCCGCCGAAACGGCCATGATCCTCGCGATCGAGGAGGGGCTCGTCCGGACGGATCGGCTCGAGACGGGGCCGGAGGGATCGATCTCCACCGCGCGACTGCTCAGCGAGGGGTTCGGTTCGATCACCGAGAACGGCGTTCTCGGAGACCCCGGCGAAGCCACTGCCGAGGCCGGCGACGCGATTTTCGACGCCGTCACCGACGCGTACGTCGAACGGATCGAAGCCGAGCGCGACGCCATATGA
- the htpX gene encoding zinc metalloprotease HtpX, producing the protein MNWQADWGLRFRMFVTMFLLFALYIVFAGVITAYVGGGLLLFGLFFGGFSLVQYYFSDTLTLRSMGAKTVSADEYPQLHASIERLSQQADLPKPKVAVVDSKVPNAFATGRNQRNAAVCVTTGLMNTLEQDELDGVLAHELAHVKNRDMMVMTIASFLSTIAFMMVRWGAFFGGGHSRGRGGGGGGIVVAILVSLVVWIISYLLIRALSRYREYAADRGAAAITGNPSALASALLKISGEMDKVPKDDMREEAEMNAFFIIPIRSGVIGRLFSTHPPTERRVEQLRDLEREMQAF; encoded by the coding sequence ATGAACTGGCAGGCGGACTGGGGGCTGCGGTTTCGAATGTTCGTAACGATGTTCCTGCTGTTCGCGCTGTACATCGTCTTCGCGGGCGTGATCACCGCCTACGTCGGCGGCGGGCTGTTGCTCTTCGGGCTGTTCTTCGGCGGGTTCTCGCTCGTGCAGTACTACTTCAGTGACACGCTCACCCTCCGGAGCATGGGCGCGAAGACGGTCTCGGCCGACGAGTATCCGCAACTGCACGCCTCGATCGAGCGCCTCTCACAGCAGGCCGACCTCCCGAAGCCGAAGGTGGCGGTCGTCGATTCGAAGGTCCCGAACGCCTTCGCGACCGGGCGCAACCAGCGCAACGCCGCCGTCTGCGTGACGACCGGGCTCATGAACACGCTCGAGCAGGACGAGCTCGACGGCGTCCTCGCCCACGAACTCGCCCACGTCAAGAACCGCGACATGATGGTGATGACGATCGCCTCGTTCCTCTCGACCATCGCGTTCATGATGGTCCGCTGGGGCGCGTTCTTCGGCGGCGGTCACAGCCGCGGCCGCGGCGGCGGAGGCGGCGGCATCGTCGTCGCCATCCTCGTCTCGCTGGTCGTCTGGATCATCAGCTACCTGCTCATTCGAGCGCTCTCCCGGTACCGCGAGTACGCCGCCGATCGCGGGGCTGCGGCCATCACCGGCAACCCCTCCGCGTTGGCGTCGGCGCTGCTGAAGATCTCGGGCGAGATGGACAAGGTCCCGAAAGACGACATGCGCGAGGAGGCCGAGATGAACGCCTTCTTCATCATCCCGATCAGGTCCGGCGTCATCGGCCGGCTCTTCTCGACGCACCCGCCGACCGAGCGCCGCGTCGAACAGCTCCGCGACCTCGAGCGCGAAATGCAGGCCTTCTAA
- the pspAB gene encoding PspA-associated protein PspAB, producing MGLLDGLRAILGSRAEVDAGRDADSDDLFGMSTAYLTMQADLGYESLDVGALCFSGVDSSDFRDAVDEVEAILEAGREETGTEFSVTSDDHGYHWVVLTDDDPEDLITSMHFAADTFIEHGYGSRLLAAVFAYENRDGPAYWIYSFRRGRFYPFVPRDGRERDSSAEFTLESALDGELEIEREKEYWYPLWPSEGGTHPWE from the coding sequence ATGGGACTACTCGACGGACTCCGCGCCATCCTCGGCTCGCGCGCCGAGGTCGACGCCGGACGCGACGCTGACTCCGACGATCTCTTCGGGATGAGCACTGCCTACCTCACGATGCAGGCCGATCTGGGCTACGAGTCGCTGGACGTCGGCGCGCTCTGTTTCTCCGGCGTCGACTCGAGCGACTTCCGGGACGCCGTCGACGAGGTCGAAGCGATCCTCGAGGCCGGGCGCGAGGAGACCGGCACGGAGTTCTCGGTCACGTCGGACGACCACGGCTATCACTGGGTCGTCCTCACGGACGACGATCCCGAGGACCTGATCACGAGCATGCACTTCGCCGCGGACACCTTCATCGAGCACGGCTACGGCTCGCGGCTGCTCGCAGCGGTTTTCGCGTACGAAAATCGGGACGGACCCGCCTACTGGATCTACTCGTTCCGGCGCGGTCGGTTCTACCCCTTCGTCCCGCGCGACGGCCGGGAGCGGGACTCGAGCGCGGAGTTCACCCTCGAGTCGGCCTTGGACGGCGAACTCGAGATCGAACGCGAGAAGGAGTACTGGTATCCGCTCTGGCCCAGCGAGGGCGGGACACATCCCTGGGAGTAA
- a CDS encoding ATP-binding protein, with protein MRGVSNRTVGAVLAIAGALLSLFHLRLIIETGEQTVLTRVLIGGVPLVLSLVMTAIGVSLARERALSSRFPGRMLAWTGAGVLALSALGGWVSATTLAVGSAPLNPVLVSLNVATVGALVGLLVGIYDVRGLERQQSIERLNRINNTIRIATQELVNRTDRDGLEQAVCDRLGESDPYEGVWIGRYDADDERVRPRAWARLEDEYVESLDVTVDDSPTGTGAGGRAVKTREIQCVSDVFADSSMEPWWDEFERRGVKSIAVVPIAHDETVYGFVSIYADRRTVFDDHEQAVLAELGETIGHAIASIEARERLADREAELARQNDRLDAFAGVVSHDLRNPLNVATGHLEIAREKRNDGDQNLAEVADALARMEALIQDLLTLARQGETVGEFRPVSLQSVVDGAWSTAGSAAAQLRIEDDLGVISGDRDRVQQLLENLFRNSREHGGPDVTVTVRRTDAGFVVEDDGPGIPPDRRETVFEMGYTTNDDGTGFGLNIVRTIADAHGWDVSIEASPDGGARFEFAGVETLDSVAHDP; from the coding sequence ATGAGAGGCGTTTCGAACCGGACCGTCGGCGCAGTCCTCGCGATCGCGGGAGCGCTCCTCTCGCTGTTTCATCTCCGTCTAATCATCGAGACCGGAGAGCAGACGGTGCTGACGCGGGTGCTCATCGGCGGGGTTCCGCTCGTGCTGTCGCTCGTCATGACCGCGATCGGCGTCTCACTCGCTCGAGAGCGGGCGCTCTCGAGTCGGTTTCCGGGCCGAATGCTCGCCTGGACCGGCGCGGGCGTCCTGGCGCTGTCCGCGCTCGGCGGGTGGGTATCTGCAACGACCCTCGCGGTGGGATCCGCCCCGTTGAATCCCGTTCTCGTCTCGCTCAACGTCGCGACGGTCGGTGCTCTCGTTGGGTTACTGGTCGGCATCTACGACGTTCGCGGACTGGAGCGCCAGCAGTCGATCGAACGGCTGAACCGCATCAACAACACGATTCGAATCGCGACCCAGGAACTGGTCAACCGGACGGATCGAGACGGCCTCGAGCAGGCGGTCTGTGACCGGCTCGGCGAGTCCGACCCCTACGAGGGGGTCTGGATCGGCCGGTACGACGCCGACGACGAGCGGGTGCGACCGCGCGCGTGGGCGAGACTCGAAGACGAGTACGTCGAATCGCTCGACGTCACGGTCGACGACAGCCCGACTGGGACCGGGGCCGGCGGCCGCGCGGTCAAGACCCGCGAGATCCAGTGCGTGTCCGACGTCTTCGCGGACTCGTCGATGGAGCCGTGGTGGGACGAGTTCGAGCGCCGCGGCGTCAAGTCGATCGCGGTCGTCCCGATCGCTCACGACGAGACCGTCTACGGCTTCGTCAGCATCTATGCGGACCGACGGACCGTGTTCGACGACCACGAGCAAGCGGTGCTCGCGGAACTCGGCGAGACGATCGGTCACGCCATCGCGTCGATCGAAGCCCGCGAGCGCCTCGCGGACCGCGAGGCCGAACTCGCGCGCCAGAACGATCGGCTGGACGCCTTCGCCGGCGTCGTGTCTCACGACCTCCGGAACCCGCTGAACGTCGCGACGGGCCATCTCGAGATCGCGCGCGAGAAACGGAACGACGGTGACCAGAACCTGGCCGAGGTCGCGGACGCGTTAGCGCGCATGGAAGCCCTCATTCAGGATCTGTTAACCCTCGCGCGACAGGGCGAGACGGTCGGCGAGTTCCGCCCCGTCTCGCTGCAGTCCGTGGTCGACGGGGCGTGGTCGACGGCCGGTTCGGCCGCGGCACAGCTTCGAATCGAGGACGACCTCGGCGTGATCTCGGGCGACCGGGATCGAGTACAGCAGTTGCTGGAGAACCTGTTTCGCAACAGCCGGGAACACGGCGGTCCTGACGTGACCGTCACCGTTCGCCGAACGGACGCGGGGTTCGTCGTCGAAGACGACGGTCCCGGAATCCCACCGGACCGGCGGGAGACGGTGTTCGAGATGGGATACACGACGAACGACGACGGGACCGGCTTCGGCCTCAACATCGTCCGGACTATCGCCGACGCCCACGGCTGGGACGTCTCGATCGAAGCGAGTCCCGACGGGGGCGCCCGATTCGAGTTCGCCGGCGTCGAGACGCTCGATTCGGTGGCGCACGACCCCTGA
- a CDS encoding PQQ-binding-like beta-propeller repeat protein, with product MTEWTQFKGDPHNSGLRRDLEGPVRVTEAWTTDLVGPPGSPVLDRDTVYVGTARGNCYALERETGRRRWLFETTAATGATPVVTHDFLYLGTGEGTVYALDPATGEERWRTELSGSLEAALALSDGRLYASHADGLSALEAETGTEIWTHETESTVVGAPAIADGREGEQRRSALDEEQGDDPLESGAPSLLDAERVQEPDRRWGATEERVFAGTTAGTVLALEAETGEEAWTAPANGSVAGGPTIADGRVYVGDDGGTMLALDAGTGQTWFSYEIDDGFTTSATVLAAAETTFIGADDGYLHVTDTTVGRRKLRGWLFSRKGVELDGSIRSCPVVAGDVLCVGDATGSLYGIDVDDPEPLWRFSAGDAISGTPALAAERLYVGSDDERLYCLEWDADARPR from the coding sequence GTGACTGAGTGGACCCAGTTCAAGGGCGATCCGCACAATTCGGGACTCCGCCGCGATCTCGAGGGACCGGTCCGCGTCACCGAGGCGTGGACGACCGACCTCGTCGGCCCGCCGGGGTCGCCGGTGCTCGACCGCGACACCGTCTACGTCGGCACGGCTCGAGGGAACTGCTACGCGCTCGAGCGGGAGACGGGTCGCCGGCGGTGGCTGTTCGAGACGACGGCGGCGACCGGCGCGACGCCGGTCGTCACCCACGACTTCCTGTATCTGGGTACGGGCGAGGGAACCGTGTACGCCCTCGATCCCGCCACCGGCGAGGAACGGTGGCGGACCGAACTCTCGGGCTCGCTCGAGGCCGCGCTCGCGCTCTCGGACGGCCGACTCTACGCCAGCCACGCGGACGGGCTCTCCGCGCTCGAGGCCGAGACGGGGACGGAAATCTGGACCCATGAGACCGAATCGACCGTCGTCGGCGCTCCGGCGATCGCCGACGGGCGAGAGGGGGAACAGCGTCGATCCGCACTGGACGAGGAGCAGGGCGACGATCCCCTCGAGTCGGGAGCGCCGTCGCTGCTCGACGCGGAGCGAGTCCAGGAGCCGGACCGACGGTGGGGAGCGACCGAGGAACGGGTGTTCGCGGGAACGACGGCCGGGACGGTGCTGGCGCTCGAGGCCGAGACGGGCGAGGAGGCCTGGACCGCGCCCGCTAACGGATCGGTCGCCGGCGGACCGACGATCGCCGACGGGCGGGTCTACGTCGGCGACGACGGCGGGACGATGCTCGCGCTGGACGCCGGGACCGGCCAGACGTGGTTTTCCTACGAGATCGACGACGGGTTCACTACGTCCGCGACCGTGCTCGCGGCCGCCGAGACGACGTTTATCGGGGCCGACGACGGCTATCTGCACGTCACCGACACGACCGTCGGCCGGCGGAAACTGCGCGGCTGGCTGTTCTCGCGGAAGGGCGTCGAACTCGACGGCTCGATCCGCTCCTGTCCCGTCGTCGCCGGTGACGTGCTCTGCGTCGGCGACGCGACCGGCTCGCTCTACGGGATCGACGTCGACGATCCCGAACCGCTGTGGCGGTTCTCGGCCGGGGACGCGATCAGCGGGACGCCCGCGCTCGCGGCCGAGCGCCTCTACGTCGGCAGCGACGACGAGCGCCTCTACTGCCTCGAGTGGGACGCCGACGCGCGACCGCGCTGA
- the radA gene encoding DNA repair and recombination protein RadA: protein MPESDLEELPGVGPATADKLHDAGFDSYQSLAVAAPSELSNTADVGESTAADIVRAARGAADIGGFETGSTVLERRNEIGKLSWHIDEVDDLLGGGIETQSITEVYGEFGAGKSQVTHQMAVNVQLPQEVGGLHGSAIFVDSEDTFRPERIDDMVRGLSDEAINATLEDREIEGSADDEAAVDALIEDVLEKIHVAKAFNSNHQMLLAEKAKELAGEHEDSEYPVRLLCVDSLTAHFRAEYVGRGELADRQQKLNKHLHDLDKVGNLYNAAVIVTNQVASNPDSYFGDPTQPIGGNILGHKSTFRIYLRKSKGDKRIVRLVDAPNLADGEAVMRVQDEGLKPE, encoded by the coding sequence ATGCCCGAATCAGATCTCGAGGAACTCCCCGGTGTCGGACCGGCGACCGCAGACAAACTTCACGACGCAGGTTTCGACTCCTATCAGAGCCTCGCCGTCGCCGCGCCGTCGGAACTGTCGAACACGGCCGACGTCGGCGAGTCCACGGCCGCGGACATCGTCCGCGCCGCCCGCGGTGCCGCAGACATCGGCGGCTTCGAGACCGGCTCGACGGTACTCGAGCGACGAAACGAAATCGGCAAGCTGAGCTGGCACATCGACGAGGTCGACGACCTGCTCGGCGGCGGAATCGAGACGCAGTCGATCACCGAGGTCTACGGCGAGTTCGGTGCCGGCAAGTCCCAGGTCACCCACCAGATGGCCGTCAACGTCCAGCTCCCACAGGAGGTCGGCGGGCTCCACGGCAGTGCCATCTTCGTGGACAGCGAGGACACCTTCCGGCCCGAGCGGATCGACGATATGGTCCGCGGACTCTCGGACGAAGCGATCAACGCGACGCTCGAGGACCGCGAGATCGAGGGCTCGGCCGACGACGAGGCTGCGGTCGACGCGCTCATCGAGGACGTTCTCGAGAAGATCCACGTCGCGAAGGCGTTCAACTCCAACCACCAGATGCTGCTGGCCGAGAAGGCTAAGGAACTCGCGGGTGAACACGAGGACTCGGAGTACCCCGTTCGACTGCTCTGCGTCGACTCGCTGACCGCCCACTTCCGCGCGGAGTACGTCGGTCGTGGCGAACTCGCGGACCGACAGCAGAAGCTCAACAAGCACCTCCACGACCTCGACAAGGTCGGGAACCTCTACAACGCGGCCGTCATCGTCACCAACCAGGTCGCCTCGAACCCCGACTCCTACTTCGGCGACCCGACCCAGCCGATCGGTGGCAACATTCTGGGTCACAAGTCGACGTTCCGGATCTACCTCCGCAAGTCTAAGGGCGACAAGCGGATCGTCCGCCTGGTCGACGCGCCGAACCTGGCCGACGGCGAGGCCGTCATGCGCGTCCAGGACGAAGGTCTGAAGCCGGAATAG
- a CDS encoding diaminobutyrate--2-oxoglutarate transaminase — translation MTDGESSAERLLAQQARRESNARTYPRSLPLAIERAEGAIIEDADGDEYVDCLAGAGTLALGHNHPAVVERMEELLERGRAVHTLDLTTPVKERFVDRLLESLPDEFASNAKVQFCSPAGTDAVEAALKLVKTATGNRSMLAFQGGYHGMTNGALSLMGDTAAKEPIPGLMPDVHHLPFPYEFRCPFGLGGADCWRTSAEYVERTLSNPDSGIVDPAGMILEPVQGEGGAVPAPDEWLREMRRVTRERDVPLIVDEVQTGLGRTGELYGIEHADIVPDVMTLSKAVGGGLPLSVVVYDESLDVWEPGAHAGTFRGNQLGMAAGTATIEHVLENDLDDRAAEMGERLRGHLEETAAMFEAVGDVRGRGLMLGMELVDPDGEPDSFGRFPADGDLASAVQSAAFDRGLIVETGGRDGSVVRFLPPLTISASRVDEIGEIVHESVRAVVADDRAPAEVTT, via the coding sequence GTGACCGACGGCGAGTCGTCGGCCGAGCGCCTCCTCGCACAACAGGCGCGCCGCGAGTCGAACGCGCGAACCTATCCCCGCTCGTTGCCGCTCGCGATCGAGCGCGCCGAGGGCGCGATCATCGAGGACGCCGACGGCGACGAGTACGTCGACTGTCTGGCCGGCGCGGGGACGCTCGCGCTCGGTCACAACCACCCCGCGGTCGTCGAGCGAATGGAGGAACTGCTCGAGCGCGGCCGAGCCGTCCACACGCTCGATCTGACGACGCCGGTCAAGGAGCGGTTCGTCGATCGACTGCTCGAGAGCCTCCCCGACGAGTTCGCTTCGAACGCAAAGGTCCAGTTCTGTAGTCCGGCGGGGACGGACGCCGTCGAGGCCGCGCTGAAACTCGTCAAGACGGCCACGGGCAACCGATCGATGCTGGCGTTCCAGGGCGGGTATCACGGGATGACCAACGGTGCGCTCAGCCTAATGGGAGACACGGCGGCGAAGGAGCCGATTCCGGGGTTGATGCCGGACGTCCACCACCTGCCTTTCCCCTACGAGTTCCGCTGTCCGTTCGGACTCGGCGGCGCGGACTGCTGGCGGACGAGCGCCGAGTACGTCGAGCGGACCCTCTCGAACCCCGACAGTGGGATCGTCGATCCGGCGGGGATGATCCTCGAGCCGGTTCAGGGCGAGGGCGGCGCGGTTCCGGCACCCGACGAGTGGCTCCGGGAGATGCGTCGAGTCACCCGCGAACGGGACGTCCCGCTGATCGTCGACGAGGTCCAGACCGGCCTCGGGCGCACCGGCGAACTGTACGGGATCGAACACGCCGATATCGTCCCGGACGTCATGACACTCTCGAAGGCCGTCGGCGGCGGACTCCCGCTGTCGGTCGTCGTCTACGACGAGTCGCTCGACGTCTGGGAGCCCGGCGCACATGCCGGCACGTTCCGGGGCAACCAACTCGGGATGGCCGCCGGCACGGCGACCATCGAGCACGTCCTCGAGAACGACCTCGACGACCGCGCCGCCGAGATGGGCGAGCGACTGCGAGGCCACCTCGAGGAGACGGCCGCGATGTTCGAGGCGGTCGGCGATGTCCGCGGGCGCGGTCTCATGCTCGGGATGGAACTCGTCGATCCCGACGGAGAGCCCGACTCGTTCGGCCGCTTCCCCGCCGACGGCGACCTCGCGTCGGCCGTCCAGTCGGCGGCATTCGACCGCGGGCTGATCGTCGAGACCGGCGGCCGCGACGGCAGCGTCGTCCGGTTCCTCCCGCCGCTGACGATTTCGGCCTCGCGCGTCGATGAGATCGGCGAGATCGTTCACGAGAGCGTGCGTGCGGTCGTCGCCGACGACCGCGCGCCCGCGGAGGTGACGACGTGA